The genome window GGTGCGAACGACATTGTCTGTGAAAAATAtggcattagcaaggagaaatggacTCAGTTTTgtcagactcgcagagacccctCGTGAGAGGTATGTACTTTgtcattttagttgttttccacaacaaaatcacttcttataatttattgtaataatcattttcattaatgttaTACTTTTGCAGGATGTACGGAAAAAGGCATAGGCCTCCCAGAAGCAaaacactgccccccacgtattgtctcgtgggggttatgaatatttagaagaaaagctcatggctgagaagacaaagaaaagacTGGAAGAAGCTGCCCAGTCTGGAAGCACTGAGGGAATCATtgaccctccatctcccatcagacgccacgtgaaatggaagatggcccgcacgaagaaaactGGACAGATGACGTttgaggcagcaaaggaaatagCTGAcaggattgtaagtcatttttaattaataattgtaattatctttGTGTATTTTGTGAATTCCTTGGACAAATATGTGTTCGGTACAGGATTCTTTGGACGAGCAGGCGtcacagggatcgttcgtccctcatggacgtcaggatatcctgactgctgccattgggcgaccagagcACCCTGGCCGTGTTCGTGCtattggagccggtgtcaccataaagcaatactttggatcagcTTCACGAACATCCCGCAGTTCTTCCTCCATGCCTCTTGAAGACCTAGAACAGCTGACCCAACAAATCAGAGACCAACTGGAGGAGTCAATCACATAAAAAGTGACTCGAAAGATGATGGAATCCTTCAGCCTGATGCAGTCCCAGTTTCAGTCtcagatgcaatcacagggaaTTGCACTACCTCTAGAGCCAgaggttggtccctcaggtcctcgtgttagcacaaaggagagttgtgttgttccctcagggaacgatccagggacgggtgactcagacaaatgcggcctatatattgaagaaaatccttcccgcttggttgccctaggaagactttACGAGGGATCCACAAcagttcacaacatccctttgttgcatggccaagtcaaggttggtgttgaggaggttaaagatacAGAGGCTctcgttcctgtacccactgacgaGGTTACCTTAGTGGGACAGACACTTAACACTTTCCTTGCTTGGCCAACACATCTTGTgaagcgtttatcagaacaagtattttactctgattatatatttattttttttcaattaatttgttcactgtaatcaaaactttctaattaactatgttttatCAATAGGCAGCTGTGTCTCCAACAAAACCTCCAGAGAGCCCGGATGaagaggtcgatgatcccctgtacctgatgacattgaccatcccacaactgTTTTTGAAGCCGctccaggttatgtgggatgctaccataTTCGGGGTGTTTAATCAAAACTTCCCGTTGTAAataaagcacgaagatctctctgaaattgcacatggtggtcaatgtctcagcatatctgttatacagttgtggattctgtaagtcattttagattactattaattaccaaagtaattgttttaaattcatacataattaactttgacttaacaacaCAGCCATCTGACTGACACAAgtgtgcgagcggggaattctgatgtgtatggattcctcgagccacagtccattcagagatctgggcaatcacaatttgaatccgaaagttacatcaagagttggaTACAGAGTTCAAAACGAGATGTTTACCTTGGAGCCTATCTGAATAGGTAAGTTAAACacaataattgaatttaaataatctatactactacaataacccatattcGTCTCTACTGCAGTGGacactggcaaatggtcgtcattctacctaaggaaaacctagttgtctggttttgttctttgcataacaggccagacaactaccttaagggaataattaacaggtccgtattgttttcaatacattttcattggcataactcaataacatcaatattttaatgttccttaTATTCAACactagtgctttgaaaggacttgatgatactccacaaccgaaatccaaggctgctgctaggtgaattgttgttaaggtacgtgatttaaataaaagttttacttatatatattttatgtgtgtgtacactaattgtagttaacgtttaattaatatccaaatttcattatgtatttagtgtaatagacaaaaaggaatcactgaatgtggctactacgtgatgcactgcatgtccacgataatcttaggatctttcaggaataattgggagacggtaattgtttattacaaacaaatttggtttttttataattgttattacattattaatttatttttttatttgatcatgcagtattttaatgaagttagaccattggaagcagagagattcAAGGCACTTCGCATACagtgggcacagtattatctaaaagttagaaatcaaacataggatgttaggcaactatgtaactttaggttaattaattagtttacgtactttgcattacattttttacaattgttgtttcatcttAACATTAAACAACCTTTGTTGATAGCTAGTTTTTTGCTAAAATCTATTTGAAAActgaatgcaaatgatatatgttgtgtgctgtgtggtctgattttaaatttataggttaaattttggtttttttgtaaaaacaaagacattatataaaaaaattcctgaaaacaacatcggttttttataaaaaccgatgttaacgtgggttaacatcggtttttttatagaaaaaccgatgttaactgtcaatagcaacacattcgttaacatcggttttttgaaaaaaccgatgttaactgtcaataataacacattcgttaacatcggttttctgtaaaaaaccgatgttaaaattcaatagtaacacattcgttaacatcggttttttataaaaaccgatgttaactgtcaatagtaacacattcgttaacatcggtttttataaaaaaccgatgttaactgtcaataataacacattcgttaacatcggtttttttataaaaaaccgatgttaacaaccgatgttaacgtgggtttacatcggtttttttaaaaaaccgatgttaactgtcaacagtaacacattcgttaacatcggttttttgtaaaaaccgatgttaactttcaacattaatatacattttctgggtgtaattcatattagccacatcggttatttatataaccgatgttggtaattttacgttaacatcggtttttgaaaaaccgatgttaacgataatactatcaacgtcggtactttcaacatcggttgaaaaaccgatgttgaaagtcataaataaccaatgtagaaagcatattttctaatagtgcttcttaaggaatcttcttaaggaagcttctcaaggaggtgagcttagttatgagaggggtgtgtgtagctaagctctagcttctcaaggaagttttctcaaagaagcttctcaaggaagttttctcaagaaagcttctcaaggaagctacctagtctataaatagaagcatgtgtaacacttgttgtaactttgatgaatgagagtcttgtgagacacaactcaaagttcaacttctctccctttttttccttcaatttcatgctcccccctctctctttctctccctctttcttttcctccattgaagcatccttccaagcttcttatccaaggctcatcttggtggtgaagcttcttcttccatggcttattccctagtggatggcgcctcctctcacctcttctcctttgtcttccgctgcatctccatggtggaaaatcaccattaaaggacctcattgaagctcaaagatccagcctccataaaagccccacaagcaagcttccatcacataGTCTGATATCGCATAAGACACAATTTTTAacctttgtatttatttgcatttaatcaaaattttaaggCTCCTGATTCATCTTAAGACATAaatgtcttttgacttaacaTGCATGCTAGTATTTTTAGCTTTCCAAGCCATTATTCTCATTTATGAAACTCTATCAGTTAAAACTAAGTATTCTCAACTTGCCAGGTGATAATACTATCTTGCATAGACTTTGAGAATTTTTAACTAGGTTACTAAATTATTTGTCATACTTAAATATGCCcctaaaccatttttttaattggatctTGAAGTTGCATGTGTTTTTTAAATTAGGTCCATAGTTGGGTCTTAaaacttgtatttgttttttaattagatcCCACCAGGGACCTAATTAAAAAAGCAAATACAAGTTTAGGAACCCCattgaaataagaaaataattttaaaacctaattaaaaattgccaaataatttagagacctaaaaattaatttaacatagaAAGTAACATAGaagattttattgttatagGTCAACAAATTCAAACTCTAACTATTTAGTTTTGGCATTCAGTGTCACATTGTTCATGCTTAACGTGCCTTCACACATTCAAAGGGGTTTAAAGTCCATTTTCTAGATTTTTATCATGCGCTTAATGTGGTCGTAAATGATGCCAATGATGTGATGAAAGTTCAGGAGTGATTAGAATCCAAGGGCGGTGATATGTTTGTGGCAATTGTACGATGTGCGATTTGGGAGAGATTTTCCGCCAAAATTGTCTTTGAATGGTCTTCATTATTTGGGAGAGATTTTCCACCAAAATTGTCTTTGATTTGGGAGAGATATACCACATATTTAAgcaattaaaatacaaaagggTTCCTTTTTTTGGCAAACAAACATATACTTAAATATGTGTGTGTAttgtaatttacttttaatttaaataagaaaCTATATTTCTATCTTTCCCActtatttctctctctcctatttCTTCTCTCACACATCACTAGAATGAATTTTTCATTCATCTTCCCACATCCTCGCACAGTGATCGCGACGATGATGCCGAGGACGAGGTGTCATTGGCGATGGTTTCAGGTTGTCGAGATGGAGTTCTTATTGCGATGAATTCGCGACAGGAATGGTAGAAGATGAATGGGGAATAGAGGATACATGTGATGGAATGAGGGAGGGAACAAATCCTGAATgtcccaaaatattaaaatcccaAGAACTACATTATGCCTATTTCCTTATTTCACTTTGAGATGACAATTCTAGAACCACGAGTACAGGGACGAAATCAGGAAAATATTTCACATGGTAGACAAAATAAAGaggatttaaatatgtttttattcctttaaagttggataattatttatcttagtccttcaaaaaagaatttatttctattagtccttcaaatttttgaaaaactatttttaattcctGTCATTCTTTATGCTAATAATGTTATAATTTGTGGCTATTTGTCaaagtcattttttaatttaatttctttaaaaataatttattgcaatttaaaatatacaaaatatgtaaaaaaattacaacaattctacatctatatttttatttttaatcagcATATTATACTGTAATTTTTGATTCTTGATTACAACAATTctacatctatatttttatttttaatcagcATACTATACTTTTGAAAAATTACAACAATTCTACAACAATTTCTTTTcaattcttgatttttttttaaaaactctttCATGATTTATTCGGTTGTGAATGTCTttggaatatatttttaataaattgttaaagTATTAGCAAGAAATTCATCTTCCATTTTATTGTGAAGCCTTGTTTTCACAAGCATCATAGGTGAAAAAGCAGGTTCTATGAAAGTAATTGAAATTAGAAGAGTTAACACAAGACTAATTACTCTATCAATTATACGATAAATTGTGGATCTTCTTGAAGATGATAATACTTTTCATAACTCAGAAAGTGTGGATATATCTAGAAAtttagaatattttaatatataatcaatttcataatGTTGTAATTGAATCTTCAAGTTAACCTTCTGCTTATCGGTGAAATCCTTTGGataatatttattagataaaagctattttgtgttttaaagataaaataaaaaaagatatatttttttaaatataaaaaacttttaagataaaagcttttttccctaaaaagaaaaacttttgtttcttataatgaaacaaataaataaatcggATTGTTTCTTAGTAAAAGATAAAAGTTGCATACTCTGCATACCCTATACATATATTAGAAGCGGGGCAGTGGTTTTTTTCTTTGTAgatattaagtaaaaaaaattctcagggGGGGCGACAATACACAGTTCCACCCCTGCACGAGTAAGGAATGATGTTGTTGAATGTTGAAGTCATCAACATGTTGCCATGCACGCACGGAGATCAACAGTAATATCATTATATTAAATCTGttaaaacaaagagtttattgatttttctgTTAAATATTTTTGGTGTAACTTGCTAGctctaaaaaaaaatgtgtgggatccctatatttatatatctatatactatctaataaaagaaaaatacttagAAAAGCCAAAAATGCCCCTATATAAGGCTGTGACACATGGCACTTTTGTTGGTTTTTTAGTCATTTCCGCGTCACACTTCCACCTCTGTTGGTTGCTCCATGTGCCTTCTTTTTCAACCTTCACCCTTCACCCGTCGTGTCCTCACCAACTCCTGCTACCTCTGTTTGCGTGATCTCCTCACCAACTTCAATATGCTTCCttcgttttctttctttcttcttccagcTTCATTTCCAGTTTTTGCTTTTATTTCCTGTTGAGTTTTCCACTTGCTGaggtttttcattttctgtttgcTACACGAGGTTTCCTCCGTgcattctttcttcttcatttttgtgGTCCATCTCTTCCAGTTTTGCTTTGGTTTTCTATTGAGtttttgttgttatgcatgttttcttcttaactgatagttattttttcttactgatTTTTCCACTTTGTTTTTGGTTCCTTTTGTATTTTCCCGCTTACCAGGCTATCGACGAAGAAGCATCCAGTAGGCACTATCGACGAAGAAGCATCTAGCAGGCAagttttttctccttttgttgTTGTGCATGTTTGTTTCGTTACTATTTGTCTCTATTTGcaaggttttaattttgtttattgttatgcatgttttcttcttaactaatagttattttttcttactgattttttccactttatttttcgttccttttttattttcccgctTACCAGGCTATCGACGAAGAAGCATCCAACAGGCaagtttttttcccttttgctgttatgcatgtttgtttcaTTACTGTTTGTCTCTATTTGCAAGGTTTTATTTTTGTctgttgttatgcatgttttcttCTTAACCAATAGTCATTTTTTCCGGTGGTGACATTGATCTTGGCTGCCTGATATGGTATTTAAGAATGGAACTATGCATGCTTTACTTTTTCAATAATATCtcgcttttctttttcttggttgaTATTTTCACCCCTAttgttggtggtggtgtttaTGCTGGTCTAAGATAGTGACTGCTATAATTGATAAATGTATTTGCCAACAACCTGAGCTTTTGTTAATTATTCATTACATATGCCCTGCTTTTATGTATGCCATGCTTTTATGTTCATATATTTTTGTGATGTTTGACTGGATAATTCTTACTGCGCAACATTCTGGTGACAATCCTGATAGTGTTCCTATGCCAATAGTTATGCTGGTCTAAGATAGTGACTGCTATAATTGACAAATGTATTTGGCAACAATCTGAGCTTTTGTTAATTATTCATTACATATACCATGCTTTTATGTATGCCATGCTTTTATGTAGATATATTTTTGTGATGTTTGATTGGATAATTCTTACTATGCAGCAATCTGGTGACAATCCTAATAGTGTTCCTATGCCAATAGTTCTAATAGATCAAGAATCAGATTGTGAAGCAACAATTATGTAGCTTAGCTTTGGGGATCGCCTTGGACCTCTTCTTGACATGGTGATTTGGCTACTGGAAACTAAATTATGCAATCTCCAAAATTTCCAAACCAATTGAATATCTTTGATGGGATGTCCTTTAACTACAATTTCGTTATTTAAGTGATGCTCTCACTATGTGATTGTTAGATAAGATTTATTCAATTTATGAAGGTCCTAAGATTTGCTTTGTTTAATTATGTTTCCTCATTATACATCTTCTTTTCTATTGATAAAACACATCTGATAGagcaaataaaatttgatgataGTTTTATGTTGCCTATTTAGtggctttctttttcttctgaaaGTCTTCTTCGGAGGTTTCATTTTGTATTTCATTTTCACTGTAGCTTGGTatctaatgttttttattttatttttttgctacggTAGGTATTATGTTCCAAGACATTACTACTCTAAAGTGTGGctaagtaatttattttataaaaaaattatgaaggtttcatttttttatttcatttacattgCAGCTTGGTatctaatgttttttattttattttttgctacaaCAGGTATTATGTTCCAAGACATTACTACTCTATTGCTTGATcctaagcatttaaggacacaATAGATTTGTTCATTAAGCGGTACAAGGGCAAAAACATTTCTGTTGTCGGTACTGTTGCTGTTTTTTTCTAGCATGACAATAAGAAGGATATGAACATTTTCAACGCAGCTTGGTAGctaagggggtgtttggtttgcctgttttctgttttcattttcactgaaaacagaaaatgatgatgaaaatgtgtttgattggatttttgaaaacattttaagtgaaaatgaaaacagaaaacaaccagaaaatgaaaacaataaaatttcgcTTTCAATGCTTTCAGTTGAAAACAGGAAcctcattttgggtaaaatgaaaatgagatgacaatgaatgtaattttaagcaaatttaaaaatacaaaaaagacaagaagtcaatatatcataaattttcaatgtttttatttcctaaaaacagaaaacaagaagtcaaaccaaccatattttcagaattctaatcttttgaaaatgaaaatagttttcaaaaaatgaaaacaagaaatgaaaatagaatatgaaaatacaaaccaaacacaccctaatgtttttaattttattttttgctacTGCAGGTATTATGTTCCAAGACATTACTACGTTCTCATCTCATACACTTTGTAGTGGCCCATGATTGCTCTATAGTGTGCTATTGATAACTATGTTTAAGTTTCTAAAATGCCATTATTGGCTTATGCAATTGATTTAATCTGAATCTGTAGCTATTCTACAGTGCCCAAACTCTTctgtttaaattatttgataaccATGTTTAAGTGTACATTGATATTGTCTTTATAATCTTCTACAACAACCTCCTTCTCCTTGGATGAACCAAAGGTCTCCACTTGATGTCAATGTTGgtgagttttatttaaattcaagaTAAAGTGTTTAATCAAATCGCTTTGCAGTAATGTAATGATGGTGTGGAACTGTAGCTTATGTGGAAGGGAGGGATGAGGCAGACAAAGGAACTTCTAATACACAGGTAAACAAGTCAGTTAGGTCTGATAGAAGAATGCTTCCTCTGTTGTCAAAATTTGAAGAGACCTCATCATGGTAGAGTTATTTTATAAAGCCAACAAACATTGTTACTGTTGTTGCAAAACATTTTATAGGTATTTTGGTCTAGAATGTCAAACCTGAGCTTAAATCCATTACATTTAGATGTTATTGATGCTTTAAAAAGATGCAGGACTTCTTCACGAGGCCGTCAGGGAAGCGAACACGCAATGATTTGACTTCTCAATATAATGCTGGTGGATATATACCTCAACAAGATGGAGCTGGGCAAGATGGAGCTGGGGATGCTGCACATGGAGTTTTTGAAATTGAGGTATTTTTTTCTCCCTTGTTGGTCAACATAATATATATCTCCAGGATGTCTGCATATCTTTTAGtcaattgttaaattaaattttatagtatacataattatataataggTATTATATACTTTAATCTCCGACACAGTAACACATCTTATTTTATTCGTTAAAGTTTTGTCATGATCAATCGATTATATAATAGGTATTATGTGCTAACTTTTTGACGGTGTGATTCCTAGATTGTAACTATGAACTATATCAATTTTAAGGCAAAACCTGTAACATAGGAAAACATTATGTTTTGTGCTACTAAGATCTTTTGAATGtatctaaattttgtattttaaattgtgataaaGTTTAAACTAATTGTGGGAATACATGGGATGCTCATTGCTGATATCTTCTTTCGTTTGGTGTGttgaagattattttgatgcaaTGATTAATGGCACCCGTCTtgctttgtaatttgtaaaagtGTGCTATCATAGTAATTCAATCTAGCTAATTTGTTGATTGTAATTTCAGGTTTGAGCAATCTCGTTGGTAGAACCTGTGGTCTTAGAGAGtcaggtttatttttttttttgcctaattcaatatttcattttaattttgttgtacGGTGATTTTTAAGGCATGTGATCTTTTTTCCTAATTCAATATTCCATTTTAATTTCGTTGTGCAGtgatttttgtgttattttttgttttttttaattattgttgttgttgttgttgttattattattattattattatgtagacGCTAGCTGAAGGCCCTTTTGTATGTTGTGATGACACatgtcttctttcttctctctcttaat of Glycine soja cultivar W05 chromosome 1, ASM419377v2, whole genome shotgun sequence contains these proteins:
- the LOC114404824 gene encoding uncharacterized protein LOC114404824, encoding MMESFSLMQSQFQSQMQSQGIALPLEPEVGPSGPRVSTKESCVVPSGNDPGTGDSDKCGLYIEENPSRLVALGRLYEGSTTVHNIPLLHGQVKVGVEEVKDTEALVPVPTDEVTLVGQTLNTFLAWPTHLVKRLSEQAAVSPTKPPESPDEEVDDPLYLMTLTIPQLFLKPLQVMWDATIFGVFNQNFPL